Proteins from a single region of Dysosmobacter acutus:
- a CDS encoding O-antigen ligase family protein: protein MLCLLGASMSILSVVGLIQLTGANPFGLYPGGYSYFDAGKAYSGQYLTTIGNADLLAALLCAVLPAFALALFRGRERKRFLLTVPLVLCAVLAVRMRVAAGYVALIGAALILPPVLCREKRGRLALLSCALVCVGLAAVYTAGDALGATAGELSALLHGRVEDSFGSGRIYIWKEVLAIVPERLWFGGGPDTLSVRVGGYFERYDPALALVLLLSLLPMPVSAKGNDAPEESFSQSERAYDAAGETLNVGGETVGPGERASGIGWSYNGTTGLTLESAYTGEPISATLTHLTIQAAGEVSVAGIFSTGRVDFNLTDPAYSLSVTGAEGQSAVTANMLVFGSAPKGILRLRSGGAGIPALNCAALMLPTAEGYDEQSTNVVLRAGTSDDTARVVTEYSGQEYVYWELTECEVLFLSDGRVAARQNLPLSQAADIRMIGAPEKSGGIFLGWSNGAKVYQPGQTASVRLSYTKEIF, encoded by the coding sequence ATGCTCTGTCTGTTGGGCGCGTCCATGAGCATCCTCTCCGTTGTCGGGCTGATTCAGCTCACCGGGGCCAATCCCTTCGGGCTCTATCCCGGCGGCTACAGCTATTTTGACGCCGGAAAGGCCTATTCCGGCCAGTACCTGACCACCATTGGAAATGCGGACCTGCTGGCGGCGCTCCTGTGCGCGGTGCTCCCTGCCTTTGCGCTGGCGCTTTTCCGGGGCCGGGAGAGAAAGCGGTTTCTTTTAACGGTCCCGCTGGTGCTGTGCGCCGTGCTTGCGGTGCGGATGCGGGTGGCGGCCGGATATGTGGCGCTGATAGGAGCTGCGCTGATCCTGCCGCCGGTGCTGTGCCGGGAGAAACGGGGCCGGCTGGCCCTGCTCTCCTGTGCCTTGGTATGTGTGGGCCTGGCGGCGGTGTATACTGCGGGAGACGCCCTGGGCGCCACGGCGGGGGAGCTTTCGGCCCTGCTCCACGGCCGTGTGGAGGACAGCTTCGGCTCCGGACGGATCTATATCTGGAAAGAGGTTTTGGCCATTGTGCCGGAGCGCCTGTGGTTCGGCGGCGGGCCGGACACCCTGTCTGTCCGGGTGGGGGGCTACTTTGAGCGCTATGACCCGGCCCTGGCGCTGGTTCTGCTGCTGTCACTGCTGCCAATGCCCGTGTCGGCAAAGGGGAACGACGCGCCGGAGGAGAGTTTTTCCCAGTCGGAGCGAGCCTATGATGCCGCCGGAGAGACACTGAATGTGGGCGGTGAAACCGTAGGCCCTGGGGAGAGGGCTTCGGGTATCGGCTGGAGCTATAACGGCACCACCGGGCTGACGCTGGAGAGCGCCTATACCGGGGAGCCCATCTCCGCAACGCTGACCCACCTCACCATCCAGGCGGCGGGAGAGGTGTCCGTAGCGGGCATCTTCAGCACCGGCCGGGTGGATTTCAACCTCACCGATCCGGCCTACAGCCTGAGCGTCACCGGCGCGGAGGGGCAGAGCGCCGTCACGGCAAATATGCTGGTCTTTGGAAGCGCTCCCAAGGGAATCCTCCGCCTCCGGAGCGGCGGGGCGGGCATTCCCGCCCTGAATTGTGCCGCGCTCATGCTGCCAACGGCCGAGGGCTATGATGAACAGAGTACAAACGTGGTTCTGCGGGCCGGAACATCCGATGATACAGCCCGAGTGGTGACGGAATACAGCGGCCAGGAGTATGTTTACTGGGAGCTGACAGAGTGCGAGGTGCTGTTCCTCTCCGACGGCCGCGTGGCGGCGCGGCAGAACCTGCCTCTGAGCCAGGCGGCGGATATCCGCATGATCGGTGCGCCGGAAAAAAGCGGAGGGATATTCCTTGGCTGGAGCAACGGGGCAAAGGTCTACCAGCCGGGGCAGACCGCCTCGGTCAGGCTCTCCTACACCAAGGAGATATTTTAG
- a CDS encoding MATE family efflux transporter, whose product MAGHGAVLMTEGPIWKRVLTFAFPILLGNLFQQLYNVVDSLVVGNFTGKAALAAVSSSSHLILLLVGLISGIFIGAGVVIARYYGAGAMEQVSTAVHTTVAFALISGVVLTVCGVGLTPFLLRLMGTPENVLPNSILYFRMYFSGVLFIALYNTVNGILQAVGDSRHPLYFLITAAVLNAVLDLLFVAGLNWGVAGAGAATVIAQGLSALLGLRHLLRAERPHRLIPRNIRLDRPMLREILQTGLPSGLQSSIIALANTVMQSHINSFGEDAMAGCGSYMKIEGFAFLPVTIFAMAMTTFISQNLGARQYDRARRGARFGMAASMLLSELIGVLIYFLSPWLIALFNSDPAVVAVGVAQARTMAPFYFLLAFSHSVSGTLRGAGLAVVPMGVMVVCWCVVRVSYVTLILRFFNDIRFVFWGYPLTWSLSCIVLAIYFLKADWLHHFDRREPSDPPADS is encoded by the coding sequence ATGGCCGGACATGGCGCCGTGCTGATGACAGAGGGGCCCATCTGGAAACGGGTGCTCACCTTTGCGTTTCCCATCCTGCTGGGCAACCTCTTTCAGCAGCTCTACAATGTGGTGGACTCGCTGGTGGTTGGCAATTTCACCGGCAAGGCCGCGCTGGCGGCGGTCAGCTCCTCTTCCCACCTGATTCTGCTGCTGGTAGGGTTGATCTCCGGCATTTTCATCGGCGCGGGCGTGGTCATTGCCCGTTATTATGGCGCCGGGGCCATGGAGCAGGTCAGCACGGCCGTCCACACCACCGTGGCCTTTGCGCTGATTTCAGGCGTGGTGCTGACCGTCTGCGGCGTTGGACTCACCCCGTTTCTCTTACGGCTGATGGGCACGCCGGAAAACGTGCTGCCCAACTCCATTTTGTACTTTCGCATGTACTTCTCGGGTGTGCTGTTCATCGCGCTGTACAACACGGTCAACGGCATCCTCCAGGCCGTGGGGGACAGCCGCCATCCCCTGTACTTTCTGATCACCGCCGCAGTGCTCAACGCCGTTTTGGACCTGCTGTTTGTGGCAGGCCTCAACTGGGGCGTGGCCGGGGCGGGGGCCGCCACCGTCATCGCCCAGGGACTCAGCGCCCTTTTGGGGCTGCGGCACCTGCTGCGGGCAGAGAGACCTCACCGCCTGATTCCCCGGAACATCCGTCTGGACCGGCCCATGCTCCGGGAGATTCTGCAGACGGGGCTGCCCTCCGGGCTGCAGAGCTCCATCATCGCCCTGGCCAACACGGTGATGCAGTCCCACATCAACTCCTTTGGGGAGGACGCCATGGCCGGCTGCGGGTCCTACATGAAGATCGAGGGCTTTGCCTTTCTGCCGGTCACCATCTTTGCCATGGCCATGACCACCTTTATCAGCCAGAACTTAGGCGCCCGTCAATATGACCGGGCCAGGCGGGGCGCCCGGTTCGGCATGGCGGCCAGCATGCTTTTGTCGGAGCTCATCGGTGTGCTCATCTACTTTTTATCCCCATGGCTCATTGCCCTTTTCAACAGCGATCCGGCGGTGGTGGCCGTGGGCGTGGCCCAGGCCAGGACCATGGCGCCCTTCTACTTTCTGCTGGCCTTTTCCCACAGCGTCTCCGGCACGCTGCGGGGCGCGGGGCTGGCGGTGGTCCCCATGGGCGTGATGGTGGTGTGCTGGTGTGTGGTCCGGGTGAGCTACGTCACTTTGATCCTCCGTTTCTTCAACGACATCCGCTTTGTCTTCTGGGGCTACCCTCTCACCTGGAGTCTCAGCTGCATCGTCCTTGCCATCTACTTTTTAAAGGCCGACTGGCTTCACCATTTTGACCGGAGGGAACCTTCCGATCCGCCCGCAGACTCCTGA
- a CDS encoding DNA/RNA non-specific endonuclease, whose amino-acid sequence MKQKLLPVFLALLVLAGCAPQPRELSFSLGDIPEFSGEPYVLLNDNEPEFTAEEITSDSFETYGELDALGRCGPAFACVGADLMPTEERGSIGSVKPSGWQTVKYDCVDGKYLYNRCHLIGYQLTGENANEQNLITGTRYMNVDGMLPFENLVADYVKETEHHVLYRVTPIFEGEDLVARGVQMEGWSVEDSGDGVCFNVYVYNCQPGVDIDYATGESCPEEQGGGGAADVSYILNTSSHKFHNPDCSGVSSMNKSNKQTYTGSREALIAQGYTPCGQCNP is encoded by the coding sequence ATGAAACAAAAGCTGCTGCCTGTTTTTCTGGCGCTGCTGGTATTGGCCGGCTGCGCCCCGCAGCCCCGGGAACTGTCGTTTTCCCTGGGGGACATCCCGGAGTTTTCCGGTGAGCCCTATGTGCTCCTCAACGACAACGAGCCGGAGTTTACGGCGGAGGAGATCACCTCCGACTCCTTTGAAACCTACGGCGAATTAGACGCGCTGGGCCGGTGCGGCCCGGCGTTTGCCTGCGTCGGGGCGGACCTGATGCCCACGGAGGAGAGGGGCAGCATCGGCTCCGTGAAGCCCAGCGGCTGGCAGACGGTGAAGTACGACTGCGTGGACGGCAAGTACCTCTACAACCGCTGTCACCTGATCGGCTATCAGCTGACAGGGGAAAATGCCAATGAGCAAAATCTCATTACCGGCACCCGCTATATGAACGTGGACGGCATGCTGCCCTTTGAAAACCTGGTGGCCGACTACGTGAAGGAGACGGAGCACCATGTCCTCTACCGGGTCACTCCGATTTTTGAGGGTGAAGACCTGGTGGCCCGCGGCGTCCAGATGGAGGGCTGGTCTGTGGAGGACTCCGGCGACGGCGTCTGCTTCAACGTCTATGTCTACAACTGCCAGCCGGGAGTGGACATCGACTATGCCACCGGAGAAAGCTGCCCTGAAGAGCAGGGTGGCGGCGGGGCGGCCGATGTATCCTACATCCTGAACACCAGCTCCCATAAGTTCCACAACCCGGACTGCTCCGGCGTGTCCTCCATGAACAAGAGCAACAAGCAGACCTATACAGGCAGCCGGGAGGCGCTGATAGCCCAGGGGTACACGCCCTGCGGCCAGTGCAACCCGTAA
- a CDS encoding ribonuclease Z produces the protein MILIACVDDNNGMLFHARRQSRDRMLRARILRRCAGRRLWMNAYSQGQFPAGAEITVHEDCLSLAGEGEFCFVEDQDVRPVADRVEQVILYRWNRVYPADVFFSLSLDGWNLTCREEFAGSSHQRITEEVYVR, from the coding sequence ATGATTTTGATCGCCTGCGTGGATGACAACAACGGCATGCTGTTCCATGCCCGGCGGCAGAGCCGGGACCGCATGCTGCGGGCGCGTATTCTCCGGCGCTGTGCCGGAAGACGGCTTTGGATGAACGCGTATTCCCAAGGTCAGTTTCCGGCCGGGGCGGAGATCACGGTACATGAGGACTGCTTGTCCCTTGCGGGGGAAGGCGAGTTCTGCTTTGTGGAGGATCAGGATGTTCGGCCCGTTGCGGACCGGGTGGAGCAGGTAATCCTCTATCGGTGGAATCGGGTCTACCCCGCGGATGTTTTTTTCAGCCTCTCTCTGGACGGCTGGAACCTGACCTGCAGGGAGGAGTTTGCAGGCTCCTCCCACCAGCGGATCACAGAGGAGGTCTATGTGCGATGA
- a CDS encoding winged helix-turn-helix transcriptional regulator has product MSVGTPIDKTDFGYTLSLIGGKYKMIILYWLSECEVIRYNELKRKIGTISHKTLSLTLKELERDQLIVRTEYPQIPPKVEYSLSQRGKTLIPVLDCMCQWGGNNRMVGLPLTGE; this is encoded by the coding sequence ATGTCCGTTGGAACCCCGATTGATAAAACGGACTTTGGCTATACGCTATCGCTCATAGGTGGAAAATACAAAATGATCATTTTGTATTGGTTATCGGAATGTGAAGTGATCCGATACAATGAATTGAAAAGAAAAATAGGGACAATTTCCCATAAGACCCTCAGCCTCACTTTAAAAGAACTGGAAAGGGATCAGCTCATTGTACGGACGGAATATCCACAGATTCCGCCCAAAGTGGAATACAGCCTTTCGCAAAGAGGAAAAACGCTGATTCCGGTTTTGGACTGTATGTGCCAGTGGGGCGGAAACAACAGAATGGTCGGGCTGCCTTTGACTGGGGAATAG
- a CDS encoding flavodoxin family protein, which produces MAKKFVILNGSPRANGNTKALIQAFMKGAEAAGNETICFDLQKMNIHGCLGCTKGGKNPDSPCVQKDDMEKIYPAYQAADAVVLASPMYYWGISGQLKCAFDRLFAVAEIDPHYENPKKDCVLLMAAEGDTESNFAPVKAFYEGLVSHLGWNNSGIVYAGGNMETGDIYNHPEQLEQAEQLGLSI; this is translated from the coding sequence ATGGCAAAAAAATTTGTTATTTTAAATGGAAGCCCCAGGGCAAACGGAAACACAAAGGCACTGATTCAAGCTTTCATGAAAGGTGCTGAGGCCGCAGGGAACGAGACCATCTGTTTTGATTTGCAGAAAATGAACATCCATGGCTGTCTGGGTTGTACCAAAGGCGGAAAAAATCCGGACAGCCCCTGTGTTCAAAAGGATGATATGGAGAAAATTTATCCCGCATATCAGGCTGCGGATGCTGTGGTTCTTGCCTCGCCCATGTACTATTGGGGAATCAGCGGACAGCTGAAATGTGCTTTTGACCGTTTATTTGCGGTGGCGGAAATTGATCCTCATTATGAAAATCCCAAAAAAGATTGTGTTCTGCTGATGGCGGCGGAGGGCGATACAGAAAGTAATTTCGCACCTGTAAAGGCATTTTATGAAGGACTGGTGTCTCATTTGGGCTGGAACAACTCAGGCATTGTCTATGCGGGCGGAAATATGGAAACAGGAGATATTTACAATCACCCGGAGCAGTTGGAACAGGCTGAGCAGTTGGGACTATCTATTTAA
- a CDS encoding alanine dehydrogenase, with protein MIISVLKEIKKDEGRVAASPSAVRELCAHGHTVLIERNAGLLSGFSNEQYAAAGAEIVDVKEAYERADMVYKVKEILPKEYPYMRRGLIVFTYIHSNGSREQTDVCLEAGVTGIAYEDVIDRAGKFPMLRPMSEIAGKGGFLAACEYAKSTNGGRGRLYAKIDGLSAPRVTIIGAGCVGIGAAELAAGCGNMVSLVDVDYYSLEHAKMKLGPNVEFVQSNQENIERLVKQTDLLINCILWPKWRTDHLVSRELVRQMKDDAMIVDVACDEGGAIETCRCTYHSDPTYTEEGVLHYCVGNIPGAYPRDASVALCNSTLPYALAIADKGVVRALSEDAGLRRGLCFYQGQLTLEETGRKQDRPYISPERALGLE; from the coding sequence ATGATCATTTCTGTTTTGAAGGAGATCAAAAAGGATGAAGGGCGGGTCGCCGCCTCTCCCAGCGCGGTCAGGGAGCTCTGCGCCCACGGCCACACCGTCCTGATAGAGCGGAACGCGGGACTGCTCAGCGGTTTTTCCAATGAACAGTATGCCGCCGCCGGCGCGGAGATAGTGGATGTCAAAGAGGCCTATGAGCGGGCGGACATGGTCTATAAGGTCAAGGAGATACTCCCGAAGGAGTACCCCTATATGCGCAGGGGCCTGATCGTTTTCACCTATATCCACTCCAACGGCTCCCGGGAGCAGACCGATGTCTGTCTGGAGGCCGGCGTCACCGGCATCGCCTATGAGGATGTGATCGACCGGGCCGGAAAGTTCCCCATGCTGCGCCCCATGAGTGAGATCGCGGGCAAGGGCGGGTTCCTGGCCGCCTGTGAATACGCCAAGAGCACCAACGGCGGACGGGGACGTCTCTACGCGAAGATAGACGGGCTCTCCGCTCCAAGAGTCACCATCATCGGCGCCGGCTGCGTTGGAATCGGCGCGGCGGAGCTGGCCGCCGGCTGCGGCAACATGGTTTCGCTGGTGGACGTGGACTATTACAGCCTGGAGCACGCCAAGATGAAGCTGGGTCCCAATGTGGAGTTCGTCCAGTCCAACCAGGAGAACATCGAGCGGCTGGTGAAGCAGACCGACCTTCTGATCAACTGCATTCTGTGGCCCAAGTGGCGTACCGACCACCTGGTCTCCCGGGAGCTGGTCCGGCAGATGAAGGATGACGCCATGATCGTGGATGTGGCCTGCGATGAGGGCGGCGCGATCGAGACCTGCCGCTGCACCTATCACTCCGACCCCACCTATACTGAGGAGGGCGTGCTCCACTACTGCGTGGGCAACATCCCCGGGGCCTATCCCAGGGATGCCTCCGTGGCGCTGTGCAACTCCACTCTGCCCTATGCCCTGGCCATTGCGGATAAGGGCGTGGTCCGGGCGTTGAGTGAGGACGCGGGTCTGCGGCGCGGGCTGTGCTTCTATCAGGGGCAGCTCACACTGGAAGAAACCGGGCGTAAGCAGGACCGCCCCTATATCTCTCCTGAGAGGGCACTGGGGCTGGAATAA
- a CDS encoding alanine/glycine:cation symporter family protein, with product MQHLFQMVNDAFAFIVPITDTLWSFPTNLEWYSSIPILGDFSLAILLLIGLGLYLTIDNRFIQIRHFKRGLKVLFSKKKTKDGLSPMTAFLLSSAMRVGPGNIVGVTGAITIGGPGALFWMWLSAFLGMATAYVESTLAQIFKEKKDDQFVGGMAFYGKKALGNHRSVLVVISVLLVLYAVLCQPVQVFYIFTSVSSMAEAMFHVQYGRDSVLYYVVAAVVIIGSFFIIFGGIKRVTKITDVLVPVMGCIYMLLVVIIALCNIHHFPQFVSSVVVGAFKPDAIFGGLFGVALVQGMKRGLMSNEAGMGTVTMFAATSENEHPCEQGAVQSIGVFLDTIIICTMTGFVVVLAQLWTGEAGVDWNTIKISGIGTFLESITYLFPGTFLDDAIRFVVAFSYGLFSYTTLIGQVSLAEISANGIRKDRRFINAIRLASTLFAIPFGTLAVLAGLELGNIWYLSDFLNIAVVYINIPLLIVGYKYARRAIRHFEKSGGGEFTSETIGMEAEYWDQRARELKQSK from the coding sequence ATGCAACATCTATTTCAAATGGTAAATGACGCGTTCGCGTTCATCGTCCCTATCACCGACACGCTGTGGAGCTTTCCCACCAATTTGGAGTGGTATAGCAGCATCCCCATCCTGGGCGACTTCTCCCTGGCGATTCTTCTTTTGATCGGCCTGGGCCTGTATCTGACCATCGACAACCGGTTTATCCAGATCCGCCACTTCAAGCGCGGTCTGAAGGTTCTGTTCAGCAAGAAAAAGACAAAGGACGGCCTCAGCCCCATGACCGCTTTCCTGCTCAGCTCCGCCATGCGCGTGGGGCCGGGCAACATCGTGGGCGTCACCGGCGCCATCACCATCGGCGGCCCCGGCGCCCTGTTCTGGATGTGGCTCTCCGCCTTCCTGGGCATGGCCACCGCCTATGTGGAGTCCACCTTGGCCCAGATCTTCAAGGAGAAAAAGGATGACCAGTTTGTGGGCGGCATGGCCTTTTATGGCAAGAAAGCCCTGGGCAACCACCGCTCCGTCCTTGTGGTCATCTCGGTGCTGTTAGTGCTCTACGCCGTCCTGTGCCAGCCTGTTCAGGTGTTCTACATCTTCACCTCGGTCTCCTCCATGGCTGAGGCCATGTTCCACGTGCAGTACGGTCGCGACTCCGTGCTGTACTATGTGGTGGCCGCAGTGGTCATCATAGGATCCTTCTTCATCATCTTCGGCGGCATCAAGCGCGTCACCAAGATCACCGACGTGCTGGTCCCCGTCATGGGCTGCATCTATATGCTGCTGGTGGTGATCATCGCCCTGTGCAACATCCACCACTTCCCCCAGTTCGTCTCCTCCGTGGTCGTGGGCGCGTTCAAGCCCGACGCTATCTTCGGCGGATTGTTCGGCGTGGCTCTGGTCCAGGGCATGAAGCGCGGCCTGATGTCCAACGAGGCCGGCATGGGCACCGTCACCATGTTCGCCGCCACTTCCGAGAACGAGCACCCCTGTGAGCAGGGCGCCGTCCAGTCCATCGGCGTGTTTCTTGACACCATCATCATCTGCACCATGACCGGTTTCGTGGTGGTGCTTGCCCAGCTGTGGACCGGCGAGGCCGGCGTGGATTGGAACACCATCAAGATTTCCGGCATCGGTACCTTCCTGGAGTCCATCACCTATCTCTTCCCCGGGACCTTCTTAGACGATGCCATCCGCTTCGTGGTAGCGTTCAGCTATGGCCTGTTCTCCTACACCACCCTGATCGGCCAGGTCTCTCTGGCTGAGATTTCCGCCAACGGCATCCGCAAGGACCGCAGATTTATCAACGCCATCCGTCTGGCCAGCACACTGTTTGCCATCCCCTTCGGCACACTGGCCGTTCTGGCCGGCCTGGAGTTAGGCAACATCTGGTATCTGTCCGACTTCCTGAACATCGCTGTGGTCTATATCAACATCCCCCTGCTCATCGTGGGCTATAAGTACGCTCGCCGTGCGATCCGCCACTTTGAAAAGAGCGGCGGCGGTGAGTTCACCTCCGAGACCATCGGCATGGAGGCGGAGTATTGGGATCAGCGCGCCAGGGAGCTGAAGCAGAGCAAATAA
- a CDS encoding glycine/betaine/sarcosine/D-proline family reductase selenoprotein B — protein MYNIVYYTNQFFANIGGEDMAYQKPFWKEELCGAAIGLQPRLKDARLEGIVVCGDNYYAENGDQVKAFVRQQLEGRQVDLFIAGPAFNAGRFGMACGDICQYVQKELGIKAFSAMYWENPAVEIYKRELYILEVEKSAAGMRKAVPLMADFANKLLSGQPIGLPNEEGYFASGKRVNLFRERNGAERAVDMLLKKLSGAPFETEVPISIYEKVKPAAPVPDLSKAKIALVTSGGIVPVGNPDRLPASTSKFYKKYDISKIDRLEPGKFFSVHAGYDPVYANEDPNRVAPVDALKELERRGEIGSLYPYYFVTTGNSTSVTSATSMGRDIAQELLEANVNAVILTSTUGTCTRCGATLVKQIEKAGIPAVHVCTITPISHTVGAARIFGAFAIPYPVGDPSLSKEKEANFRLDLVRRAMSLLTQP, from the coding sequence ATGTACAACATCGTTTATTATACCAACCAGTTCTTTGCCAACATTGGCGGCGAGGACATGGCATATCAGAAGCCCTTCTGGAAAGAGGAACTCTGCGGCGCGGCGATCGGCCTGCAGCCCCGGCTGAAGGACGCCCGGCTGGAGGGAATCGTGGTCTGCGGAGACAACTACTACGCCGAAAACGGCGATCAGGTCAAGGCATTTGTCCGCCAGCAGCTGGAGGGGCGGCAGGTGGACCTGTTCATCGCCGGTCCCGCCTTCAACGCCGGCCGCTTCGGCATGGCCTGCGGCGACATCTGCCAGTATGTGCAAAAGGAGCTGGGCATCAAGGCGTTCTCCGCCATGTATTGGGAAAACCCTGCTGTGGAGATCTATAAGCGGGAACTCTACATTCTGGAGGTGGAGAAGTCCGCCGCCGGTATGCGAAAAGCCGTCCCCCTGATGGCCGACTTCGCCAACAAGCTGCTCAGCGGCCAGCCCATCGGCCTGCCCAACGAGGAGGGGTATTTCGCCAGCGGAAAGCGCGTCAATCTTTTCCGGGAGCGGAACGGCGCCGAGCGGGCCGTGGATATGCTTCTGAAAAAGCTCAGCGGCGCGCCCTTTGAGACGGAGGTCCCTATCTCCATCTATGAAAAGGTGAAGCCCGCGGCCCCCGTCCCCGACCTGAGCAAGGCCAAGATCGCTCTGGTCACCAGCGGCGGCATCGTCCCTGTGGGGAATCCGGACCGGCTTCCCGCCTCCACCTCCAAGTTCTATAAAAAGTACGACATCTCCAAAATAGACCGGCTGGAGCCCGGGAAGTTCTTCTCTGTCCACGCCGGCTATGATCCCGTCTATGCCAACGAGGATCCCAACCGGGTGGCCCCTGTGGACGCGCTGAAGGAGCTGGAGCGCCGGGGGGAGATCGGCTCTCTCTACCCATATTACTTCGTGACCACCGGCAACTCCACCTCGGTCACATCCGCCACTTCCATGGGCCGCGACATTGCCCAGGAGCTTCTTGAGGCCAATGTGAACGCCGTCATCCTCACCAGCACCTGAGGGACCTGCACGCGTTGCGGAGCAACGCTTGTCAAGCAGATCGAGAAGGCCGGGATTCCCGCCGTCCATGTGTGCACCATCACTCCCATCTCCCACACCGTCGGCGCCGCCCGCATCTTTGGCGCCTTTGCCATCCCCTACCCCGTGGGCGACCCCTCTCTCTCCAAGGAGAAAGAAGCGAACTTCCGGCTGGACCTGGTGCGGCGGGCCATGTCGCTGCTCACACAGCCGTGA
- a CDS encoding glycine/sarcosine/betaine reductase component B subunit gives MRNIAIRDIAFAERSEIRDHVLYLRTEEMKEEVMKDTRVKDVVFHIARPGESVRIVPVKDVIEPRAKVGGGTFSGVTTDEPQELGSGITYALKGCAVVSTGPIVGFQEGLIDMSGPAADYTIFSKLNNVVMELTKRDGISPHEHEEVVRLAGIRLAEHIGRLALDYADYTEEVYTWGPVGERYAQHPSLPKVVYVDQIMSQGLLHDTYYYGRDSKLMLPMMLSPLELLDDALISGNCVSPGSKTTTYHHQNNAVVQACFAKHGTELNFMGVVVNPLMVTLKEKLRNCMLTTKYARELGAEGVVVSQEGFGNPTTDLMLVARNMEHSGIKAVIITNEDAGLDGMSESLPDSVKEADAIISTGNSNATLLLPKMDKVIGELTAIEHVTGGNSESIQPDGSLVVEIHGIIGSHNLQGNTHLSAITI, from the coding sequence ATGAGGAATATTGCAATCCGGGACATCGCCTTTGCCGAACGTTCTGAGATTCGGGATCATGTCCTGTATCTCCGGACAGAGGAAATGAAGGAAGAGGTCATGAAGGATACCCGCGTGAAGGATGTGGTGTTCCACATCGCCCGCCCGGGAGAGTCCGTCCGGATCGTCCCCGTGAAGGATGTGATCGAGCCCCGGGCCAAGGTGGGGGGCGGTACCTTTTCCGGTGTCACCACTGACGAGCCCCAGGAACTGGGCAGCGGTATCACCTACGCCCTGAAGGGCTGCGCCGTGGTGTCCACCGGACCCATTGTGGGGTTTCAGGAGGGCCTGATCGACATGAGCGGCCCCGCCGCCGACTATACCATTTTCTCCAAGCTCAACAATGTGGTGATGGAGCTGACCAAGCGGGACGGCATCTCTCCCCACGAGCATGAGGAGGTGGTCCGGCTGGCCGGGATCCGGTTGGCGGAGCACATTGGCAGGCTGGCCCTGGACTACGCCGACTATACCGAGGAGGTCTACACCTGGGGGCCCGTCGGCGAGCGGTATGCCCAGCACCCCTCTCTGCCTAAGGTGGTCTATGTGGATCAGATCATGAGCCAGGGTCTGCTCCATGACACCTATTACTATGGGCGGGACTCCAAGCTGATGCTGCCCATGATGCTCTCGCCGCTGGAGCTTTTGGACGACGCGCTGATCAGCGGCAACTGCGTCTCCCCCGGCTCGAAGACCACCACCTATCACCACCAGAACAACGCCGTGGTCCAGGCCTGCTTTGCCAAGCATGGGACAGAGCTGAATTTCATGGGCGTGGTGGTCAACCCCCTGATGGTGACCCTGAAGGAAAAGCTGCGCAACTGTATGCTGACCACCAAATACGCCAGGGAGCTGGGCGCCGAGGGCGTGGTCGTTTCTCAGGAGGGATTCGGCAATCCCACCACCGATCTGATGCTTGTGGCCAGGAATATGGAGCACAGCGGGATCAAGGCGGTCATCATCACCAACGAGGACGCCGGCCTGGATGGGATGAGCGAGTCCCTGCCCGACAGCGTCAAAGAGGCGGACGCCATCATTTCCACCGGCAACAGCAACGCCACGCTGCTGCTGCCTAAAATGGATAAGGTAATCGGCGAGCTGACCGCGATCGAACACGTGACCGGCGGCAACTCCGAGTCCATCCAGCCCGACGGCAGTCTTGTGGTGGAGATTCACGGAATCATCGGCAGCCATAACCTGCAGGGCAATACCCATCTAAGCGCCATTACGATCTGA